One genomic segment of [Phormidium] sp. ETS-05 includes these proteins:
- a CDS encoding PEP-CTERM sorting domain-containing protein (PEP-CTERM proteins occur, often in large numbers, in the proteomes of bacteria that also encode an exosortase, a predicted intramembrane cysteine proteinase. The presence of a PEP-CTERM domain at a protein's C-terminus predicts cleavage within the sorting domain, followed by covalent anchoring to some some component of the (usually Gram-negative) cell surface. Many PEP-CTERM proteins exhibit an unusual sequence composition that includes large numbers of potential glycosylation sites. Expression of one such protein has been shown restore the ability of a bacterium to form floc, a type of biofilm.), protein MFTLSKKTSIALIGSSVLALATGQAAQASSFTTTSPLGALGAGFSEVGGIVLDMKGANGARVTSQLSAANMFSGFGSYSNSTLTIGTQTGFTSSILSALGGGLQEVAVRLTLWDGDTAAGEFDFNDNKLQLNGLDFGNWSNVIAQNTDSNGNVLSGGLSSGGFRDSKLDTGWFHMTDSNVLSSLFSSLSSGQVQYSLWDRDPGDNYLDFKQGVASSMVNVGAAPQITAPATAKVPEPGSVVGLLVMGAGGAASMLKRKRTQEIDS, encoded by the coding sequence ATGTTTACACTTAGCAAAAAGACTTCGATCGCCCTTATAGGTTCCTCGGTTCTGGCTCTCGCCACTGGACAAGCCGCCCAGGCTAGCAGTTTTACCACCACATCACCCCTAGGGGCGTTAGGTGCAGGCTTTAGTGAAGTGGGTGGGATTGTCCTGGATATGAAAGGTGCCAACGGCGCCCGCGTCACCAGCCAACTCTCAGCGGCCAATATGTTCTCGGGATTCGGGAGTTATTCTAACAGTACCCTCACCATTGGCACCCAAACCGGCTTTACTTCATCAATTCTGAGTGCTTTGGGTGGTGGTCTGCAAGAGGTGGCGGTGCGCCTGACGCTTTGGGATGGCGATACTGCAGCCGGTGAATTCGACTTTAACGACAATAAACTCCAGCTCAATGGCCTCGACTTCGGCAACTGGAGCAATGTCATTGCCCAAAATACTGACTCTAACGGCAATGTATTGTCCGGTGGTCTCAGCAGTGGTGGTTTCCGTGATAGCAAACTAGATACCGGCTGGTTCCATATGACCGACTCGAATGTACTGTCTTCTCTCTTTAGCAGCCTCTCTTCGGGACAGGTTCAGTACAGCTTATGGGACCGTGATCCGGGCGACAACTACTTAGATTTCAAGCAAGGAGTTGCCTCCAGTATGGTTAATGTGGGCGCCGCACCGCAAATCACCGCTCCCGCTACAGCTAAAGTTCCCGAACCAGGTTCAGTGGTAGGTCTGCTGGTTATGGGTGCTGGCGGTGCCGCTTCGATGCTCAAGCGCAAGCGGACACAGGAGATTGATTCTTAA
- the leuS gene encoding leucine--tRNA ligase, with translation MPESRYNPADIEAKWQRTWEETGLARTPDKSAKPKFYALSMFPYPSGNLHMGHVRVYTIADVIGRLKRMQGYRVLNPMGWDAFGLPAENAAIERGIHPAKWTYQNIAQMKGQLQKLGIAFDWEREVTTCSPDYYKWTQWIFLQFFQAGLAYQKEAAVNWDPIDQTVLANEQVDNEGRSWRSGAIVERKLLKQWFLKITDYAEQLLNDLDKLTGWPERVKLMQANWIGKSTGAYLEFPIVGLEDKIGVFTTRPDTVCGVTYVVLAPEHPLTPKVTTPERKATVEAFIAEVATTSETDRTAEDKPKRGIPTGGVAINPFTGEEIPIWIADYVLYEYGTGAVMGVPAHDVRDFKFAKENQLPVKVVIAPSGEDGSKTLEAAYTEPGIMVNSGQFNGIASEEGKMAVIAAAEKQGWGKARVQYRLRDWLISRQRYWGAPIPMIHCPSCGTVPVPEADLPVRLPEDVEFSGRGASPLAKLDNWVQVACPSCGKPARRETDTMDTFIDSSWYFLRYTDAKNESQPFDKAVVNDWMPVDQYVGGIEHAILHLLYSRFFTKVLRDRGLLNCDEPFQRLLTQGMVQAMTYKNPVTGKYIPPAKVNPSNPKDPDTGEDLEVFYEKMSKSKYNGIDPLEVLAKYGADTARMFILFKAPPEKDLEWDDADVEGQYRFLNRVWRLASEFAGELPKKSINADKLTKAEKDLRRATHTAIKEITADLEDSYQFNTAISELMKLSNALADTSSKQSPVYAEGIKTLILLLAPFAPHMAEELWQNLGGTGSVHEQSWPELDPDALVLDEITLVIQVMGKTRGTIQVPADADKAALEKFARESEIAQRYLGDAEIKKVIVVPGKLVNFVVGK, from the coding sequence ATGCCAGAATCCCGTTATAACCCAGCCGATATCGAAGCCAAGTGGCAACGCACTTGGGAAGAAACCGGCTTGGCGCGTACCCCAGACAAGAGCGCTAAGCCTAAATTCTATGCCCTATCCATGTTTCCCTACCCTTCGGGCAACTTGCATATGGGACATGTGCGAGTTTACACGATCGCCGACGTGATTGGTCGCCTGAAGCGGATGCAGGGATATCGCGTCCTCAACCCGATGGGGTGGGATGCTTTCGGACTTCCCGCCGAAAACGCGGCGATCGAGCGCGGTATCCACCCCGCCAAGTGGACTTACCAAAACATCGCCCAAATGAAAGGGCAACTGCAAAAACTCGGTATCGCCTTCGACTGGGAGCGGGAAGTTACCACCTGCTCCCCCGACTACTATAAATGGACCCAGTGGATTTTCCTGCAATTTTTCCAAGCCGGACTCGCGTACCAAAAAGAAGCCGCCGTTAACTGGGATCCGATCGACCAAACCGTACTCGCCAACGAACAAGTAGATAACGAGGGACGCTCTTGGCGGTCCGGCGCCATTGTGGAGCGAAAACTGCTGAAACAGTGGTTTCTCAAAATTACCGACTACGCCGAACAGCTATTAAACGACCTAGATAAATTAACCGGATGGCCAGAGCGAGTTAAACTCATGCAGGCCAACTGGATTGGCAAATCCACCGGTGCCTATTTAGAATTCCCCATTGTGGGACTAGAAGATAAAATCGGCGTCTTCACCACCCGACCGGATACCGTCTGCGGCGTCACCTACGTAGTCCTCGCTCCCGAGCATCCCCTCACCCCCAAAGTCACCACCCCAGAGCGGAAAGCAACCGTAGAAGCATTTATCGCCGAAGTTGCCACCACTAGCGAGACCGATCGTACCGCCGAAGACAAACCCAAACGAGGAATACCCACCGGAGGCGTCGCCATCAACCCCTTCACCGGGGAAGAAATTCCCATTTGGATTGCCGATTATGTCTTATATGAATATGGCACCGGAGCCGTGATGGGCGTACCCGCTCACGACGTGCGGGACTTCAAATTTGCCAAAGAAAATCAATTGCCCGTAAAAGTAGTTATCGCTCCTTCTGGGGAAGATGGCAGCAAAACCCTAGAAGCCGCCTATACCGAACCGGGAATTATGGTAAATTCCGGTCAATTTAACGGTATCGCTTCTGAAGAAGGGAAAATGGCCGTTATCGCCGCAGCGGAAAAACAGGGTTGGGGGAAAGCTCGGGTGCAATACCGGCTCAGGGATTGGTTGATTTCTCGCCAGCGATATTGGGGGGCACCTATCCCCATGATTCATTGTCCCAGTTGCGGGACCGTCCCAGTGCCCGAGGCGGACTTACCCGTGCGGTTGCCTGAAGATGTGGAATTTAGCGGACGCGGGGCCTCTCCTTTGGCGAAGTTGGATAACTGGGTACAAGTGGCTTGTCCCAGTTGTGGGAAACCGGCGCGCCGAGAAACCGATACGATGGATACTTTTATTGATTCTTCCTGGTATTTCCTGCGCTATACCGACGCCAAGAATGAGTCACAGCCGTTTGATAAGGCGGTGGTGAATGACTGGATGCCCGTGGACCAGTATGTGGGGGGGATAGAACACGCGATTTTGCACCTGTTGTATTCCCGGTTTTTTACCAAGGTGTTGCGCGATCGGGGTTTGCTCAACTGCGATGAACCCTTCCAACGACTCCTCACCCAAGGCATGGTCCAAGCCATGACCTACAAAAACCCCGTCACCGGCAAATACATACCCCCCGCCAAAGTCAACCCCAGTAACCCCAAAGACCCCGACACCGGCGAAGATTTGGAAGTATTTTATGAAAAAATGTCCAAATCCAAATACAACGGTATCGACCCCTTAGAAGTTTTAGCCAAATATGGCGCCGATACCGCTCGGATGTTTATCCTGTTCAAAGCCCCGCCAGAGAAAGACTTAGAATGGGATGATGCCGATGTAGAGGGACAATATCGGTTTTTAAATCGGGTGTGGCGTTTAGCCAGCGAATTTGCAGGCGAACTCCCCAAGAAATCTATCAATGCCGATAAATTGACCAAAGCCGAAAAAGATTTGCGGCGGGCAACCCACACCGCCATCAAAGAAATCACGGCGGATTTAGAGGACTCATATCAGTTCAACACCGCCATTTCGGAATTGATGAAATTAAGCAATGCTTTGGCCGATACTAGCAGCAAACAATCCCCCGTGTATGCTGAAGGTATCAAAACCTTGATATTGCTCTTGGCTCCTTTTGCCCCCCATATGGCAGAGGAATTATGGCAAAATCTGGGCGGTACGGGTTCAGTTCACGAGCAATCATGGCCGGAATTAGACCCCGATGCTTTGGTGTTGGATGAAATCACCTTAGTGATTCAGGTGATGGGTAAAACTCGCGGTACTATCCAAGTGCCAGCAGATGCGGATAAAGCGGCGTTGGAAAAATTCGCCCGAGAATCGGAGATTGCCCAACGTTATCTTGGGGACGCGGAAATTAAGAAAGTGATTGTAGTGCCTGGAAAGTTAGTTAACTTCGTAGTGGGTAAATAG
- a CDS encoding gamma-glutamylcyclotransferase, with translation MLTKVFVYGTLKPGERYHHSYCSGLVTSNQPANARGKLYHLKKRGYPAMTEGNDKVRGFILCFEEAAILLKMDELENYKPGRPAEENEYDRRQIEVFHPLGDSLGLVWAYVMSPKRVIELGGVDMPDGWWSESRLACINC, from the coding sequence ATGTTGACGAAGGTTTTTGTTTATGGCACCCTGAAACCAGGGGAGCGCTACCACCACTCTTACTGCAGCGGTTTGGTCACTAGCAACCAACCGGCTAACGCTCGTGGCAAGCTGTACCACTTGAAAAAGCGGGGTTATCCCGCGATGACGGAAGGGAATGATAAGGTGCGGGGGTTTATCCTCTGCTTTGAAGAAGCCGCGATTTTGCTGAAAATGGACGAACTGGAAAATTATAAACCCGGGCGTCCTGCGGAAGAAAATGAGTACGATCGGCGGCAAATTGAGGTGTTTCACCCCCTGGGTGATTCTCTGGGTTTGGTTTGGGCTTATGTGATGTCGCCCAAACGGGTGATCGAACTCGGTGGGGTTGATATGCCTGATGGCTGGTGGAGCGAATCTCGACTGGCTTGTATCAACTGTTAA
- a CDS encoding transporter substrate-binding domain-containing protein produces the protein MLKRRIFPSLKWTVSVLVAGTYLAIAPTAAFAQRLKVATKALPPFVIVEPQATPPITGYSIDLWDKIADRLGVDYEFIEYDTVQEALDAVAKGEANLAIAGITITAEREKALDFSFGFYETGLQILVLDEAENPLFSFIFYAFSWETVRAIAILFGMAMVSAHLVWFFERHDNPDMFPQTYREGIWEALWWSLVTATTVGYGDKAPKGVVGRLIAISWMLGAIFVVTYFVAQITANRLESGISGPEDLRSKRVGAVANTTSAAYLRREPVKLIEYQKIEDTYEDLRQHQIQAVVGDAPLLLYYASQNPDLRVVGRLFEKQQYGIAFPEGSPYRESVNRIILELKENEEISELDAKWVPASE, from the coding sequence ATGTTGAAGCGCAGAATTTTCCCTTCTCTCAAATGGACGGTATCGGTTTTGGTTGCGGGAACCTATCTCGCGATCGCTCCCACGGCTGCATTTGCCCAACGGTTGAAAGTCGCCACTAAGGCTTTGCCTCCTTTTGTCATCGTGGAGCCCCAAGCCACTCCACCCATTACCGGTTACAGCATCGACCTTTGGGACAAAATTGCTGACAGACTTGGTGTTGATTACGAATTCATTGAGTACGATACTGTCCAAGAAGCCTTAGATGCTGTGGCTAAAGGCGAGGCAAATCTCGCCATTGCTGGCATCACGATTACTGCAGAGCGGGAAAAAGCCCTCGATTTTTCTTTTGGTTTTTATGAAACTGGCTTGCAAATTTTGGTCTTAGATGAAGCAGAAAATCCTTTGTTTTCGTTCATCTTTTATGCCTTTTCCTGGGAAACGGTGCGTGCGATCGCCATTTTGTTTGGTATGGCTATGGTCTCAGCTCATTTAGTCTGGTTTTTCGAGCGCCATGATAATCCAGATATGTTTCCCCAAACCTATCGAGAAGGCATCTGGGAGGCTTTGTGGTGGTCCCTTGTTACCGCCACCACCGTGGGTTACGGCGATAAAGCTCCCAAGGGGGTGGTAGGACGCCTAATTGCTATTAGCTGGATGCTGGGCGCTATCTTTGTTGTGACTTATTTCGTCGCTCAAATCACCGCCAATCGCCTGGAATCTGGCATATCCGGCCCTGAAGATTTGCGCAGCAAGCGGGTGGGAGCTGTCGCCAATACCACTTCTGCGGCTTATTTGCGTCGCGAACCAGTGAAGCTGATTGAGTATCAGAAAATTGAAGATACTTATGAAGATTTGAGACAACACCAAATTCAAGCTGTGGTGGGCGATGCACCTCTGTTGCTCTACTATGCTTCCCAAAATCCAGATTTGCGCGTGGTGGGGCGACTGTTTGAAAAGCAACAATACGGTATTGCCTTCCCTGAAGGCAGTCCCTATCGAGAATCAGTCAATAGAATCATCTTGGAGCTAAAAGAAAACGAAGAAATATCGGAATTGGACGCCAAGTGGGTTCCGGCTAGCGAGTGA
- a CDS encoding sigma-70 family RNA polymerase sigma factor, protein MSNTHSLSFSAGQAAASQARAGSLAGIPAEKLSNSDLVLLCQEGLRPDRAAFAELMRRYQVHVEKILYHLAPDWQDRADLAQEVWIRVYRNVKRLNEPVKFRGWLSRIATNLFYDELRKRKRVREPLSLDAPRTLDDGEMDWEIATDMPGPEEDLTTREFYDQLRTAIADLPEVFRTTIVLREIEGLAYEEIAEITGVSLGTVKSRIARARQRLQLQLQNYLDS, encoded by the coding sequence ATGAGTAACACTCATTCTTTGTCTTTTTCAGCGGGTCAGGCAGCAGCTTCCCAGGCGAGAGCCGGTTCCCTAGCCGGAATTCCGGCAGAAAAACTTTCCAACTCCGATTTGGTGCTGCTGTGCCAAGAGGGGTTACGACCAGACAGAGCGGCGTTTGCCGAGCTGATGCGTCGCTACCAAGTGCATGTGGAGAAAATCCTCTATCACCTGGCGCCGGACTGGCAAGACCGTGCAGATTTGGCTCAGGAAGTATGGATTAGGGTCTATCGGAACGTGAAACGGCTCAACGAGCCAGTGAAATTCCGGGGTTGGCTCAGCCGCATTGCCACGAATTTGTTTTACGACGAACTGCGCAAGCGGAAGCGGGTACGCGAACCTTTATCCCTCGATGCTCCCCGGACTTTAGATGATGGGGAGATGGATTGGGAAATCGCCACGGATATGCCCGGTCCCGAAGAAGATTTGACCACGCGGGAGTTTTACGACCAACTGCGCACGGCGATCGCCGACCTGCCAGAGGTATTCCGCACTACCATCGTCCTGCGAGAAATCGAAGGACTCGCCTATGAAGAAATTGCCGAAATTACCGGCGTTTCCTTGGGAACGGTCAAATCCAGAATCGCCCGAGCCCGTCAGCGTCTGCAACTGCAGCTCCAAAATTATCTGGATTCCTAG
- a CDS encoding anti-sigma factor, which translates to MNPKIEAQKDDKLPPSQGSGNPTPIVGVGKEDYGLLSAYIDGEATPEERKQVNQRLDNDREFKKLYLQMMQVRQKFQAMPVPTSEASVGETVQRFFWLLDRRRLRALSVGGSAIAAVFLAAIVGIVPGTSFAPQLAKTLGHQDGSEELAIALNRPIVMIPKAAISAPVDTPPPAKAQPN; encoded by the coding sequence ATGAACCCTAAAATAGAAGCCCAAAAAGATGACAAACTGCCTCCCTCCCAGGGTTCAGGGAATCCGACCCCAATTGTGGGGGTCGGAAAAGAGGATTATGGTTTGCTCAGTGCTTACATTGATGGCGAGGCAACGCCAGAAGAGCGCAAGCAGGTAAACCAAAGGTTAGATAACGATCGGGAATTCAAAAAACTGTACTTGCAGATGATGCAAGTGCGACAAAAATTTCAAGCGATGCCAGTTCCCACCTCGGAAGCATCAGTGGGAGAAACGGTGCAGAGGTTTTTCTGGCTGCTAGACCGGCGGCGACTGCGAGCCTTATCTGTGGGAGGCAGCGCGATCGCGGCGGTATTCTTGGCAGCGATCGTCGGTATCGTCCCCGGAACGTCTTTTGCACCTCAATTAGCCAAGACTCTGGGACACCAAGATGGTTCAGAAGAACTGGCGATCGCCCTCAACCGCCCGATCGTAATGATTCCCAAAGCCGCCATATCCGCACCAGTGGATACCCCACCACCAGCCAAAGCACAGCCCAATTAA
- a CDS encoding MBL fold metallo-hydrolase, producing the protein METSLTPDFAVQFWGVRGSIPAPGKETVRYGGNTSCIDIHVAGKHLIFDAGTGLQVLGTQLMKEQQPILAYMFFTHYHWDHIQGFPFFTPAFTKGNRFHIYGAVPPDGESMKQHFLERVLHPNSPVPLGGMHADIQFYELVCGNSFTIDDIEFETGPLNHPNNAMGYRVTWGGHSVFYCTDTEHFPDRMDEHVLHLARNADLFIYDAMYTDEEYHNPKAPKYGWGHSTWQEAVKLAKASGVKKLVIFHHDPIHNDDFLDNLEVTVRQEFPNSILAREGLRIDVITGNCHLP; encoded by the coding sequence ATGGAAACCAGCCTAACACCTGATTTTGCTGTCCAGTTCTGGGGCGTGCGCGGCAGTATTCCGGCCCCTGGCAAAGAGACGGTTCGCTACGGCGGCAATACTTCCTGTATCGACATCCACGTGGCGGGCAAGCACCTCATCTTTGACGCAGGCACCGGCTTGCAGGTCCTGGGCACTCAACTGATGAAGGAGCAGCAGCCGATATTAGCCTATATGTTTTTCACCCACTACCACTGGGATCACATTCAAGGCTTCCCGTTCTTTACCCCTGCTTTTACCAAAGGAAACCGCTTCCATATTTACGGGGCTGTCCCTCCTGATGGAGAATCGATGAAACAGCACTTCCTAGAAAGAGTGCTGCACCCTAATTCCCCAGTTCCTTTGGGGGGAATGCATGCTGATATCCAGTTTTACGAGCTGGTGTGTGGCAATAGTTTCACCATTGATGATATTGAGTTTGAAACCGGGCCGCTGAACCACCCCAATAATGCTATGGGCTACCGGGTAACTTGGGGGGGGCATTCGGTGTTTTATTGCACTGATACGGAACATTTCCCCGATCGGATGGATGAACATGTTCTCCATTTAGCCCGTAATGCCGACCTATTCATCTACGATGCGATGTACACTGACGAGGAATACCATAACCCCAAAGCGCCTAAGTACGGCTGGGGTCACTCCACTTGGCAGGAGGCTGTCAAACTCGCTAAGGCATCTGGAGTGAAAAAATTGGTCATTTTTCACCACGACCCCATCCATAATGATGACTTTCTCGATAATCTCGAAGTCACAGTGAGACAAGAATTTCCTAACTCTATCCTCGCTAGGGAAGGATTGCGTATTGATGTGATAACGGGCAATTGTCACCTGCCTTAA
- a CDS encoding pentapeptide repeat-containing protein — MELTELLRRYAAGERDFAHRDLDLECANLSGIDLSGADLSGAWLFAANLSGANLSGVNLCSAHLGLADLRGADLRNANLEGADLKTANLEGAHLCGAHLCNCTLPGGKK; from the coding sequence ATGGAACTCACAGAACTTTTGCGCCGTTATGCTGCCGGAGAAAGAGATTTTGCTCACAGGGATCTGGATCTAGAATGCGCCAATCTCAGTGGGATCGACCTCAGTGGCGCCGACCTCTCTGGGGCCTGGTTGTTCGCCGCTAACTTGAGTGGCGCTAATCTTAGTGGTGTGAACCTCTGCTCGGCTCACTTGGGTCTCGCGGACCTCCGAGGTGCGGATCTGCGTAATGCGAATTTAGAAGGGGCAGACCTGAAAACCGCCAACCTTGAAGGTGCCCACCTCTGTGGCGCCCACCTGTGTAACTGTACTCTTCCTGGAGGGAAAAAATAG
- a CDS encoding DUF2442 domain-containing protein, with protein MLKDIVAVTPLEAYQLYLRFEDNQDGVVDISEFINFTGIFAPLQDINYFKQVKLNYEVGTIYWENGADLDPDVLYSIITHQPIPNYDNLLLMPEENT; from the coding sequence ATGCTCAAAGATATTGTGGCAGTCACACCATTAGAGGCATATCAACTATACCTCAGATTTGAAGACAATCAAGATGGGGTAGTTGATATCAGTGAATTCATCAATTTTACGGGGATTTTTGCCCCTTTGCAAGATATAAATTACTTTAAGCAAGTCAAACTTAATTATGAGGTAGGGACAATTTACTGGGAAAATGGAGCCGATTTAGACCCAGATGTTTTGTATTCAATTATCACCCACCAGCCCATTCCTAATTATGATAATTTACTCTTAATGCCGGAAGAGAATACTTGA
- a CDS encoding DUF3084 domain-containing protein, protein MTSAYILILVVLVLGGLIATLGDRLGTKVGKARLSLFKLRPKQTATVVTIITGIMISATTLGILFASSESLRKGVFQLDDILKKSRQARRELTEVSTQKDQIEQELVRARSEQTEAQKQLDEINQFLKEAIDRQSRTAKKLEETQQNIERLQKNFRAAQTELKTFSAQAQKLRSEITQLQTEREELLAQREQVQAQIAQRDKEIAARDKEIAARDKQLQQRTGEIQERDRQLQQRDQELQQRTGELKERDQQLQQRTTQLQEREQELQQRDEAIAQRDQQIQSRDEQLALQEEKLQQRERDIKSRDEAIADREQQLSQKDSAIQQRDREILERENRLKDLEKQQAFLEENVQVLERNFQVLREGNFAILRNQVLAFGVLRVIEPAASANAVEAILQKANQAAIELIRPGASNGEEKVVQITETEVEQLIDKIDDGRDYVVRILAAANYLVGERYVQVFADAVVNTVIFKPGEVLAASSLQPDNMTQEEVKERLDLLLAAARFRSKRAGIIGDSIQIGDGSLSSLLEFIEQLARLDKRTIVQAITADVTYTAGPMKLELVAIQDGQIILRTR, encoded by the coding sequence ATGACCAGCGCCTATATCTTAATTCTGGTGGTTTTAGTCTTGGGGGGGCTGATTGCCACTTTGGGCGATCGCCTAGGCACCAAAGTAGGGAAAGCGCGGTTGAGCCTGTTTAAGCTCCGCCCCAAGCAAACCGCCACCGTAGTCACCATCATCACAGGGATTATGATTTCTGCCACCACCCTAGGCATCCTGTTCGCCAGCAGTGAATCCCTGCGCAAAGGCGTATTTCAACTGGATGACATCCTGAAAAAGAGCCGTCAGGCTCGCCGGGAGCTGACGGAAGTAAGTACCCAAAAAGACCAAATCGAACAGGAGCTGGTGCGAGCCAGAAGCGAGCAAACAGAGGCTCAGAAGCAGTTAGATGAGATTAACCAGTTCCTCAAAGAGGCGATCGACCGCCAATCTCGCACGGCGAAAAAACTGGAGGAAACCCAGCAAAATATCGAGCGGTTGCAAAAGAATTTTCGCGCCGCCCAAACGGAGTTAAAAACCTTTTCCGCACAAGCGCAAAAGCTGCGCTCGGAAATCACACAACTACAAACGGAACGGGAAGAACTACTGGCCCAGCGAGAACAGGTGCAAGCTCAAATCGCCCAGCGGGATAAAGAAATCGCCGCACGGGATAAAGAAATCGCCGCACGGGATAAACAACTGCAACAGCGCACGGGAGAAATCCAAGAGCGCGATCGGCAACTGCAACAGCGCGATCAAGAACTGCAACAGCGCACTGGAGAGCTAAAAGAACGGGATCAACAACTGCAACAGCGGACAACGCAACTTCAGGAACGAGAGCAGGAGCTACAACAGCGGGATGAAGCTATCGCCCAGCGCGATCAACAAATCCAGTCCCGCGATGAGCAGCTAGCTTTGCAAGAAGAAAAGCTGCAACAGCGCGAGCGTGACATCAAAAGCCGGGATGAAGCCATCGCCGATCGGGAACAACAGCTCAGCCAAAAAGACAGCGCTATCCAACAGCGCGATCGAGAAATATTAGAGCGAGAAAATCGCCTCAAAGACCTAGAAAAGCAACAAGCCTTTCTCGAAGAAAACGTGCAAGTTTTAGAGCGCAACTTCCAAGTATTGCGCGAGGGCAATTTTGCCATTCTCCGCAATCAAGTCCTAGCCTTCGGCGTCCTTCGCGTCATCGAACCCGCCGCCAGTGCCAACGCTGTGGAAGCAATTTTGCAAAAAGCTAACCAAGCCGCCATCGAGCTAATTCGTCCCGGCGCCAGCAATGGCGAGGAAAAAGTAGTGCAAATTACCGAAACCGAGGTAGAACAACTAATCGATAAAATTGATGACGGCAGGGACTATGTAGTGCGGATTCTCGCCGCCGCCAACTATTTGGTAGGGGAAAGGTATGTGCAAGTTTTTGCCGATGCGGTTGTCAACACCGTAATTTTCAAACCTGGTGAAGTGCTAGCTGCCTCTTCTTTACAGCCGGACAATATGACTCAGGAAGAAGTGAAAGAGCGCCTGGATTTACTCCTAGCAGCGGCCAGATTTAGAAGCAAGCGAGCCGGAATTATCGGCGACAGCATCCAGATTGGTGATGGCAGTCTTTCTAGTTTGCTGGAATTCATCGAGCAGCTTGCTCGTTTGGACAAAAGGACGATCGTCCAGGCGATTACCGCCGATGTCACTTACACCGCCGGTCCGATGAAACTGGAATTAGTGGCTATTCAAGATGGCCAAATTATCTTGCGCACGCGATAA
- a CDS encoding DUF86 domain-containing protein: MRSRHPEIPWRQIIGMRNLVSHEYFRVDLEVVWLVVERDLPKLKVTVEAIFQELG; encoded by the coding sequence TTGCGATCGCGACACCCAGAGATTCCTTGGCGTCAAATCATTGGCATGAGAAATCTTGTCAGTCACGAATATTTTCGAGTAGATTTAGAAGTGGTATGGTTAGTGGTTGAGCGCGATTTACCAAAATTAAAGGTGACAGTTGAGGCGATTTTCCAGGAGTTGGGATAG